A region of the Agrobacterium sp. RAC06 genome:
GGTACCTGACGGGGGACCTCGGCCTGTGCGATGCCGAGGGCATCTACCACCATCTTGGCCGGACGGATAACCAGGTCAAGGTCAAGGGTAACCGGATCGAGCTGGAAGAGGTCGAGGCGCATCTGCGGCTGGCGGCGGACAGCACGGTCGTTGCGGTGGTGGCCTGGCCCCATGTCGATGGCGCTGCCACCGGGCTGGTCGGATTCGTCGCCGGCAGTGATGAAACGGCTGCATCGATCCAGGCGAAGATGTTGCGGTCGCTGCCGCGCTACATGGTTCCGGAAGCCATTCATCTCCAGGATACGCTACCCGTCAACATCAACGGCAAGGTGGATCGGCGCGCATTGCGTGACTTCCTCGAAGGGGGCGCGTCTTGAGCATCGTTTTCGAGCAAGAGCCGCTTCGCCCGCTCAGCCGCCTCATGCAGTGGCGGCGTGCCTGGTTGACGATCGACGCCAATCCAGCGGCGCGCAACTTTGCCGGGACCATCCGCGGGCTGCTTCTGATACACGGGCTTTTCCTCGCGGCTCTTGCCGTGAGCCTGCAGATCAGTCTGTCGGCACTTGCACTGATCGGATTGACCCTTCTTGCTGCCGCGCGCTGGCCAGAGCGCCGGCTCACCATTCTGATCACGTCGAGCCTGGTCTTCCTGTTGCTCCGGCCCTTCCGAACCGCTGACATGAACACGCTTGTCGTCGACTTGGCTGCGGCGGTCGGGAACGGCGTGTCCGTGCCTCCGCTCGCCCTCCAGGTGTTCGGTGTCGTCCTTTTCCTCGGTTTTGCGCAGCTCATGATCGCAGGCCAGCGCATGAGCAGCGGCATCTGGTCCCGCCGTCCTGTGTTGGTGCAGCTTGTCGGCTTCCTCGCGGTGCTTGCTGTTGCCGCCTTCGTGCCACCGGGGGACTACGGGCATGCCATGCTCTGGGCTTTCCTCGCTGTCTGGGCATCCTGCTTCTGGTTTCTCGCCTATGCGGCTGTCGACCTGAAGGCCAAGGCTGCAGCACCGGACGGTGTGCGGGCGCTCTACATGCGTCCGGTCTGGGGCGGTGACGTCGCGCCGTTCGGCAAGGGCCTGTCCTTCCTCAAGCGCTTCGAAGCAAAGGATGACGACGCCCTGGCGGTGACGCGTCTGAAGGCACTGAAACTCGCCGTCTGGACGGCCATTCTCAGCTGGACTGCGCTTGCGGCCACGACACTGTTTCATGAGATGCTGGGTGTGCCGAAACTCGGCTTCATGATCCTCAATCCGCAGGATACTGCGGCCATGCCCCTTGGCCTGCAATGGGCAGGTTTGATCGTCAACTACGGTGTGGATCTGCTGATCATTGCGGCCTGGGGCCATGCGATTGTCGCCGTGGCGCGGATGATGGGTTACAATATTCCGCGCAACACCGTGAACCCGCTGGCATCCCGCTCGATCGCCGAGTTCTGGAACCGCTACTACTATTACTTCAAAGAGGTTCTGGTCGATTTCTTCTTCTATCCGGCCTTCATGCGCTGGTTCAAGACATCGCCACGCCTGCGGATCGCGTTCGCGACCTTCTGTGCGGCCGGGTTCGGCAATTTCCTCTACCATCTGATCTTCGTCTCCCATGTCTTCGCAGATGGGACGCCGTTCGACGAACTCGATCGTTTTGCAACGCTGGCCTTTTATGTCGGTCTGCTCTCGGCGGGCCTGATCATCTCGCAGATCTGGGGCCGCAAGACCTCGTCGGCGGATGGCTTCTGGCGTCACGATGTTCTGCCCCGGATCAATGTGGCGCTGTTCTTCTGCTTTCTGAAAATCTTCGACAGTGTGTGGCTCGAAGGCCAGCTGTCGGATCGCTTCCACTTTCTGTTTGGCCTGTTTGGAGTTTGACCTGCCATGACCGTCGACAAGATTGCATCCATCCGTGCTCGTGTTCAGGGACTGCTCGAAGAGCGCGGCGACAGGCAGCCGCTTCTGGATACGGATTCGCTCTTCTTCAGCGGACGGCTGGATTCGCTCGCGGCCACGCATTTGATGATGCTGCTCGAGGAGACTTTCGGGATCGATCTGGCTGCTGCCGATTTCGACGTGACCCGTCTCGACAGTCTCGCCGAGATCGAAGCCTTTGTCAGCGAGACGCAAGGATAAGGCTTCACGGCGGATCAGATTTCCCGGCAATCCACGTCGTCGTGTTGCGTCAGGACGGCGCTCTGCATAGGTCCGTTCCGTCTTCAAGGAAGTGCTTGTATCGATCTCCGCAGTGGCCTAGTAAATATTTTCCTGAGGTTTACTGGTTTCCTTGGGAAACAGGTGGAGGAGGGACAGGCCGCCGTGGTGACGATCAAGGAAATCGCGAAGGCCGTCGGCGTTTCGTCGGGGACCGTCTCCCGTGTCTTGAACTACGACCAGACGCTGTCGGTCTCCGAGGCCAAGCGGCAGGCGATCATCGAAACGGCCGAAGCGCTGAACTATGCGACGCCACGCGCGCGCAAGAGCGCCCATCTTCCTCCGCTCAATATTCCGATGGCCAGCCATGCGGACGTGTCGGCGCATGTCGCCATCGTTCACTTCCTGGCGCCGCAGGAGGAGCTGGTCGATCCCTATTATGTCGGTGTGCGGCTCGGCATCGAGGCCCGCTGCCGCGAGTACAAGATCGAGATCGCACGGGTGTTCAATCCCGATGTGCCCGTCGATCTTGCGCTGTTGACGGGTATCTCCGCAGCGATCGTGGTCGGGCATCATCCCAAGGCAGAGATCGAGGCGATGGCCAAGGTCTGTCCGCATCTGATCATGGCCGACTACAATCCGCGCATGCCGCAATTCGACTGCGTTCGCGCTGATCTGGGCGAGGCGACGACAACTATCCTCGACAGTCTGGAACAGGCGGGATATCGCCGAATCGGCTTTGTCGGCGGCTACGAGCTGATGGACAATGATGCGCTGATGCATGGGGAGCAGCGCTGCAAGGCCTTCATCGAATGGCACGAGGCGCGCGGGAGCTACCAGCCCGAGCTCATGGCGCTTGGCCAGAGCGAGCGCTTCGGACAGAACCTCCGGCTGGAGACCGGTTACCAGCAGGCGAAATCGCTGCTCGCACTCGATACGCCCCCCGATGCCATCGTTGCGGCGAACGACAATATGGCGATCGGTACCTACAGGGCCATCCAGGAGGCCGGGATGTCCATACCTGATGATGTCGCGGTGGTGGCCTTCAACGACATTCCTGTTGCGCAATTTCTTAACCCGCCGCTGTCGACCATGCGCATTCCCGGCGAGCTGATCGGCGAAGTGGCTGTCGACCTGCTTGTCGAGCGGCTGAACGGGCGCGACTATTCCAAGCATGTTACCCTGCCGACCGAAATGGTCTGGCGCGGCAGTGCGAGAAAGCCTGTGCGCACTTAAGTCTTCGTGGAAAGGTTGTGAGATCCTCGTGACTTACCGCAGCGCACAAAATATTTAGTAAAAATTTTCTTGGCTGTCTTCCGATTTTGAGGAATAGTCACCGCGAGGCAGGGGATGGAGCTGCCGCGTTCAACGATACAGTGGGAGGAAGACATGGACTATTCTCGCGCCTTCAAGCGCTCGATTTCGGCCACCGTTGCTGGCGCCGCACTTCTCTGCAGCACCGCCGCCTTTGCCGGTGAAGTCACCATCTGGTGCTGGGACCCGAACTTCAACGTCGCCATCATGAAGGAAGCGGCGGCGCGCTATACCGCCAAGAACCCTGACACGACCTTCAACATCGTCGACTTCGCCAAGGCCGATGTCGAGCAGAAGCTGCAGACGGGTCTGGCCTCCGGCATGACTGACACGCTGCCGGATATCGTGCTGATTGAAGATTATGGCGCGCAGAAATATCTGCAGTCCTTCCCCGGCTCCTTTGCCGCGCTGACTGACAAGATCGACTATTCCGGCTTTGCCAAATACAAGGTCGACCTGATGACGCTCGAAGGCCAGGTCTATGGCGTTCCCTTCGATTCCGGCGTGACCGGCCTTTACTATCGCACTGATTATCTTGAGCAGGCCGGCTACAAGGCCTCCGATATGGAGAACCTGACCTGGGACCGCTTCATCGAGATCGGCAAGGACGTGAAGGCCAAGACCGGCCATGAGATGATGGCGCTCGACTCGAATGACGGCGGCCTGATCCGCATCATGATGCAGTCTGGCGGCCAGTGGTATTTCAACGAGGACGGCAGCCTCAACATCACCGGCAATGCTGCGCTGAAGGCCGCACTCGAAACCCAGGCCCGCATCGTCAACGAAGGCGTTGCCAAGCCAACCAGCGGCTGGAATGACGGCATCAGCGCTCTGACTTCGGGCGATGTGGCCTCGGTTCTGATGGGCGTCTGGATTACCGGCACCGTCAAGTCGCAGGCCGACCAGGCCGGCAAGTGGGCGCTGACCGCCATTCCGAAACTCAACATCGAGGGTGCGACGGCTGCGTCGAACCTTGGCGGTTCGAGCTGGTATGTGCTGGAAGCCTCCGCCGAGAAGGATGAGGCGATCGACTTCCTCAATGAGATCTATGCCAAGGACCTCGATTTCTACCAGAAGATCCTGACCGAACGTGGCGCCGTGGGCTCGCTGCTTGCTGCCCGCACCGGTGAAGCCTATCAAAAGCCCGACGAGTTCTTCGGCGGCCAGACGGTCTGGCAGAACTTTGCCGATTGGCTCGTGCAGGTACCTGCCGTCAACTACGGCATTTTCACCAACGAGCTCGATACGGCTGTCACGGCCAATTTCCCGGCGCTCTTGAAGGGCACACCGGTGGATGAGGTCTTGAAGGCGATCGAAGATCAGGCTGCCACTCAGATCCAGTAAACCCATCCCACAGGGGCGTCTTCCCAAGGATTACGCCCCTGTCCTCCCGGAGACGTGCGGCGGCAACGCCGCGCGCCTTCCCTTTGCATAACATGGTTCAGTGACCACTGATCGGGTTCGGGGATAACCGCATGGCGACCACATCCAGATCCAGTTTGAAGCGCTATTACGACGTCAACGGATGGCTGTTCGTGGCGCCCGCCATCGCGCTGATCTCGCTCTTCATGCTCTATCCGATTGCCCGCTCGCTCGTTCTCTCCCTGTATTCGGGACGCGGAATGATGCTGAAGTTCTCAGGCACGGGTAACCTCGTGCGTCTCTGGAACGATCCCGTCTTCTGGCAGGCGCTGCAAAACACCGTCATTTTCTTCATCATTCAGGTGCCGATCATGATCACCATGGCACTGATCCTGGCGGCCATGCTGAACAATCCGAAACTGCGCTTTTCCGGCCTCTTCCGGACGATGATCTTCCTGCCCTGTGTTGCCTCGCTGGTGGCCTATTCCATCCTGTTCAAGAGCATGTTTTCGCTCGACGGCGTGGTGAACAACACGCTGCTTACGATCGGCATCATCGGCGAGCCGATCGGCTGGCTGACCGATCCCTTCTGGGCCAAGGTGCTGATCATCATCGCCATTACCTGGCGCTGGACCGGCTACAACATGATTTTCTATCTGGCGGCGCTGCAGAATATCGATCGCTCGCTCTATGAGGCGGCGAAGATCGACGGCGTGCCGTCCTGGGGGCGTTTCGCCTTCCTGACCATTCCGATGTTGAAGCCGGTGATCCTGTTCACCACGATCACCTCGACGATTGGCACGCTACAGCTCTTCGACGAGGTCTATAACTTCACCGAAGGCACGGGCGGGCCGGCGAATTCGACGCTGACCTTGTCACTCTACATCTACAATCTGACCTTCCGCTTCATGCCGAGCTTCGGTTATGCGGCAACCGTCTCCTATGTCATCGTGCTGATGGTGGCGGTTCTCTCCTTCCTGCAATTCTATGCCGCGAGGGAACGTCGATGATGACAACGCTTCGCCGCCGCCTGCCTGATATCGTGCAGTATGCCGTGCTGTCGCTTGCCGCCTTCCTCTCGATCTTTCCGTTCATCTGGATGGTGATCGGCGCGACCAATACGACAAGCCAGATCATCCGCGGGAAGGTTACCTTCGGCACGGCGCTCTTCGACAACATCGCGTCCTTCTTCGCGCAGGTGGATGTGCCGCTGGTGTTCTGGAATTCGGTGAAGATCGCGCTTGTGGGAACGGCGCTCACGCTGCTCGTCTCTTCGCTTGCCGGCTATGGTTTCGAGATGTTCCGCTCGAAGCTCCGCGAGCGCGTCTATACCGTGATCCTGCTGACGCTGATGGTGCCGTTCGCGGCTCTGATGATCCCGCTCTTCATGCTGATGGGGCAGGCGGGGCTTCTGAATACCCATATCGCCATCATGCTGCCGATGATCGCGTCTGCCTTCATCATCTTCTATTTCCGCCAGGCCTCGAAGGCCTTCCCGACCGAGCTTCGCGATGCGGCCAAGGTCGACGGGCTGAAGGAGTGGCAGATCTTCTTCTACATCTATGTGCCGGTGATGCGCTCCACCTATGCGGCGGCCTTCGTCATCGTTTTCATGCTGAACTGGAACAATTATCTCTGGCCGCTGATCGTGCTGCAGTCGAACGATACCAAGACGATCACGCTTGTCGTGTCCTCGCTCGCTTCTGCCTATTCGCCCGAATACGGCACCGTGATGATCGGCACGATCCTCGCCACCCTTCCCACTCTTCTCGTTTTCTTCGCCATGCAACGCCAATTCGTGCAGGGCATGCTCGGCTCCGTGAAATAGGACTTTGAAATGCGCATTATCGAGAACTTCAACCGGGACTGGACCTTCCTGGCCGGCTTCGAACTCGCCTTCGCCTCGGCCCGCCAGTCGGGCGAAAACGTCCAGCTTCCCCATACGGCGGTCGAGCTGCCCTACAATTACTTCGACGAGAAGAGCTATCAGAAGGCTTTTACATACCAGAAGGTGATCGCCTGGGATCCGCGTTTTGAGGGCCGCGAAGTCTCGCTGGTTTTCGACGGGGCCATGGCTGATAGCGTGGTCTATCTGAATGGTATTGAGATCACTGCCCACAAGGATGGCTACACGCCGTTCGAGGCCCGGCTCACGCCGCATCTGAAGGCTGGTAACAATCTGCTGACAGTGAAGATCGACGGCTCGGAAAACCCCGAGATCCCGCCCTTCGGCGGCGTGATCGACTATCTCACCTATGCCGGCATCTATCGCGACGTCTGGCTCAAGATTACCGCGCCGGTTTCGATCAAGAACGTCAAGATCGAGACGCCGGATGTTCTGGCCGAAGCCAAGCAGGTGACGGCGAAGGTCTGGATTTCCAATCCAACCGATCAGGCGCTTTCGGGCAAGGTCACGGCTGTTCTGAAAGATGGTGCAGGTCAGGAGATCGCGCGGACCGAGGCGACCGTATCAGGCGCAGAGGTCTCGCTCGGCTTTTCCGGACTTCAGGGCATCACGCTCTGGGATATCGACAATCCGGCGCTCTACCGTCTGACCGTTATGCTGGAGACCGCTGCCGGTACCGATGAGACGACGAGCCGTTTCGGCTTCCGTTCTGCCGAATACACGATCGAGGGCTTCAAGTTGAATGGCCGTGTGGTCAAGCTGCGGGGCCTCAACCGCCATCAGGCCTGGCCGCATCTCGGCTATGCCATGGGCCGGCGCGGTCAGGAGAAGGATGCCGACATCCTGAAATACGACCTCGCTTGCAACATCGCCCGGACCTCCCACTACCCGCAGTCTAAATACTTCCTCGACCGCTGCGACGAGATCGGTCTGCTCGTCTTCGAAGAGATCCCCGGCTGGCAGCATATCGGCGGCGAGGCCTGGAAGGCGGAGAGCGTTCAGAACGTGCGCCGGATGATCGAGCGCGACTGGAACCATCCCTCTGTTATCATCTGGGGCGTGCGCATCAACGAAAGCCAGGATGCCCATGACTTCTATGTCGAGACGAATGCCATGGCGCGTTCGCTCGATACCACCCGCCAGACAGGCGGCGTGCGCTACATCACCGAGAGCGAGCTGCTCGAAGACGTCTACACAATGAACGACTTCATTCTCGGCATGGAGGAAATGCCGGGGCACAACCGGGAGCGCCTGGTGCTGCGTGACCAGCGCGAGGTCACGGGGCTCGACCGCAAGGTGCCCTACATGATCACCGAATATGGCGGTCACATGTATCCGACCAAGCGCTTCGATCAGGAGCAGCGGCAGGCGGAGCATGTCGGTCGTCACCTGGCGATCCTGAATGCGGCCGCAGGCGACCCCTCGATCTCAGGCTCCACCGGCTGGTGCATGTTCGACTACAACACCCACAAGGATTTCGGCTCGGGCGACCGCATCTGCTATCACGGCGTCACCGACATGTATCGCGAGCCGAAATTCGCCGGTTACGCCTATGCCTCGCAGGGCGATCCAAAGGATGGGATCGTGCTTCAGCCGGTCAGCTTCTGGGCACGCGGCGAGCGCAATATCGGCGGCGTGTTGCCGCTGATCGTGCTCACCAATTGCGACTATGTCGAAATCCGCATGGGGCATATCGTCAAGCGGATCGAACCCGATACCAAGACCTATCCGCATCTGCCGCATCCGCCCTGCATTCTCGACCACAGCATGGTGACGCCGGAAGAGTTTGGCGAATGGGGAATGACCTGGCGGGATGGCGAACTCGTCGGCTTTGTCAACGGCGAGGAAGTGGTTCGCCGCCATCTGCCGGCCGATCCGCTGCCGACGGCGCTCGACATCGCGGCCGATGACACAGAGCTCAGGTCTGGCGAGAAGGACACGGTTCGCGTCATCCTGCGTGCGCTCGATCAGGGCGGCAATGTCTTGGGCTTCTTCGACGATCCGGTCGAGGTCTCGCTTGAGGGCCCGGGCCGTATTATCGGCCCCTCGCTTCTGTCCTTCAAGGGTGGCGCGGTGGGCGTCTATGTCGAAGCCGGAAACGAAGCCGGTCACTTGACGCTATCTGCGACTTGCTGTCCCTTCGGGACCAAGCGCATCACCTTCAACGTCACCTGAGCGAGGCTTAAATGGCAGAGGTCCGGCTCACCGATATCCGCAAGTCCTATGGCTCGCTCGAGGTCATCAAGGGGGTAAACCTCGAGGTGCGTTCGGGGGAGTTTGTCGTCTTCGTCGGCCCTTCCGGCTGCGGCAAGTCCACGCTGCTCAGAATGATCGCGGGGCTTGAGGATATCTCCTCCGGGGAGCTGACGATCGGCGGCAGCGTGATGAACGATGTCGATCCATCGAAGCGTGGCATTGCCATGGTGTTCCAGACCTATGCGCTTTATCCGCACATGACCGTGCGCGAGAACATGGGCTTTGCGCTCCGCTTTGCCGGTATGGCGAAGGACGAGATCGAGCGCCGCGTCAATGCGGCGGCGAAGATCCTGGAACTCGACGCGCTGATGGATCGCAAGCCCAAGGCTCTGTCCGGTGGTCAGCGCCAGCGCGTCGCCATCGGTCGCGCCATCGTGCGTCAGCCTGACGTTTTCCTGTTCGATGAGCCGCTCTCCAACCTCGATGCGGAGCTGCGCGTGCATATGCGCGTCGAGATCGCCCGGCTGCACAAGGAGCTCAACGCCACGATCGTCTATGTCACGCATGACCAGGTCGAGGCGATGACGCTGGCCGACAAGATCGTCGTCATGCGTGGCGGCATTGTCGAGCAGGTCGGAGCGCCGCTTGTGCTCTATGACGATCCCGACAACATGTTCGTCGCCGGTTTCATCGGTTCGCCCCGGATGAACTTTTTGCCGGCGGTGGTGATCGGCCAAGCGGAGGGTGGACAGGTGACGGTGGCGCTCAAGGCGCGACCGGATACGCAGCTGACGGTTGCCTGCGCGACCCCGCCAAAGGTCGGTGATGCCGTGACCATCGGGGTGCGCCCCGAGCATTTCCTGCCTGATGGCAGCGGCGATACGCAGCTGACGGCGCATGTCGATGTGGTCGAGCATCTCGGCAATACCAGCTATGTCTATACGCACACAATGCCTGGCGAGCAGATCATCATCGAGCAGGAAGAGCGCCGTCACGGAGGCCGGCTGGGCGATGAAATCACGGTCGGGCTTTCGGCGAAGACCAGCTTTCTCTTCGATGCCTCGGGGCGGCGTATTCGCTAGACGAAAGGCCCGGATCGACAAGACCAAAAGGCGTGTGGAGGCACGCTTTTCCCTTTCGCACACGTGCTCGCCGCGCTAGGCTCAAGCCCATGAAAAAGGTCTTCAATCCCCCTTCCGTCCGCCGTCCCTTCGGGCATTACAATCACGGTCTGCTCGTGCCGCCGGGCGCGAGCCTTCTGGTCACCTCCGGCCAGCTCGGCATCCACCCCGATGACACGATACCACCTGATGTCACCGGCCAGGCCGAGCTGTGTTTCGAGGCGATCAAAGCGATTCTGGAAGAGGCCGAGATGACGTTCGCGGATGTGATCCGGATCTCCGGCTTTGTGACGAGACGCGAAGCTTTTCCTGACTATATGGCGGTGCGTGATCGCTACACGCTCGACCCCAAACCGGTCTCGACACTGCTGGTGGTGGGTGGCTTCACGCGGCCGGAGTTTCTGGTCGAAGTCGAGGTGACGGCGGCCAAGGTGGTCTGACCGCCAGCCTTTCTCTCAGAAATTTTCCATCTCGCGGCGCACCTTGGCCATGAAGGCGGCACGGGTTTCTTCCGTGCAGTTGTTCATGTCGTAATGGGCAAGATACTTCACCGGGGCACCGATCTTGATCTGGGCGCGGATGACGCGCTTGACGATCTTCTTCGGTGGATTGCCGGCGAGGAAGGCGCGCATTGGGGTGGCGCCATAGGTCATGACGGCGGCGAGTTTTTTGATGTGGCGGAGCGTCGGGGTGAGCTTGCCGTCCACCAGGTCGAAGGAGACGCCGGGCAGCCAGACGCGATCGAAATAGCCCTTCAGCATAGCCGGGAAGCCGAAGTTCCAGACTGGCGTCACGATAACAAGTGCTTCGGCTCTTTTCAGGCGGTCGACATAGGGTTGTACCAGCGAGAGGTTGTCCGGGATGTCGTGATAGACGCGGCGGTCATGGGCAGAAAGGACAGGGTCGAAACCCTCTTCGTAGAGATTGCAGCCGTCGACCTCGTGGCCGGCCTTTTCCAGGCTCTCGCAGGTGAGCTTATAAAGGGCTCGACCGAAGCTTTCATCGAGGGGGTGGGAGTGAAGGACGAGTACGCGCATTTCAAAAGCTCCAAGTCGTTGCCCGCCGCTTTCGCAGTCGGGGTCCAGTTGAAAACTTCCGCGCCGTTTGTCCCAGCATCCCTGTCCTTCGCCGCCTGATGCCGAGGGATGGGGGATGCCATGTCAGGTGTTGCATGGGCCGGACTGATCCGGCCGGGAGTACCTTCGGAATAAGTTCGTTCCGGCGGTTATCCGTTGCGGCTCCGGAACGGGAAGCCGCAACGCATCTGATGTGCCTTATGAGGCTTCGGAAAACACCTCCAGGCCCGGGAACAGGTAGTTCTTGCCGGCGGAGAAATCGAAATCAGGGTTCTCCCAGGCAATCATCTTGCCGGGGTTGAGCAGGCCCTTCGGATCCGTCTCCTTCTTGAAGGCGAGCTGGACCTGGTCGGTCTGCTTCATGCCGCCTTCTTCGAGCGTATAGCGGTGCGGGTTGAAGATAGGGCAGCCGTTTTCCTCGTGGATGCGGATGATCTCCTCCAACCTCTCCTTGGTGGTGTAGCGCACCAGCGGCAGGCCGGCGCACTGGATCTGGCCGTCGAACTTGATGAATTCTAGATGGCCGATGACCTCGTCGGGGAAGAGCTCGGTCATGATCCGAACCTTCTCGACATGGTCGGGGCCGGGATACTGGACCTGGAGATAGGTGATGTTGGTATCGAGCTTCAGCGCCCGCAGCGTCGTATGGTTCCAGGTCAGCTCATAGGCATGCGGGATGCCCTTCATGCTTTCGACCGTGTCGGAGCGGAAGCGCACATCGCCCTTCATCCGCTCGACGAGCGCGAGGAAAGGCTCCATCGAATGCGGCGCGACCATCAGCACGACCACTGACTGGCCTTCCTTCAGCCAGGGCTTATGGCGGGTGAAGTAGTCGAATGGAATGGGAGCTGCGATCGGGGCGACTTCCTTCAGGAGAATGCCGTTCTTGTGGGAGAGCGCATCGGCGAATTTTACCGCGTCCATGAACTCGCCATAGCCGACGATCACATCGATCCAGTCATAAGCCGGTGCCAGCGGCATCTCGACTTCGGTGATGATGCCGTTCGTGCCATAGGCATGTGAGACCTTCTGCAGATCCCAGGCGGAGAGTTCGAGCACGCGGGGCTCGGCTTCCATGGTGACGACGCGCAGGCGCAGGATATTGCCGAGGTCGCGCAAGCCGCCCCAGGTGATCGAGCCGACGCCGCCGGAGCCACCAGCGATGAAGCCGGCGACGCTCGCGGTCTGCTTGGTCGAGGGATGGAAGCGCAGTTCCTGGCCGGAGTGTTCCTTGGTCTGGCGGTCGAGTTCGGCGATGATGATGCCGGGCTCGCAGATGACGCGACCGGGCAGGATCTCCTTCACCTTGTTCATGTTGATGAGGTTCAACACGATGCCGCCCGAGAGCGGCATGGCCTGGCCATAATTGCCAGTGCCGCCGCCGCGCGGCGTGACCGGCACGCCGTGGGCATAGGCCACTTTCAGCGTGCGGATGACCTCTTCTTCCGTCGTCGGCGAGACGACGAGGTCACCGACGACATTGTCGAGTTCTTCCTTCAGGATCGGCGAATACCAGTAGAAATCGCGGCTCTTCTGTTTGACCAGCGCCGGATTGTCCTCGACGGCGATGCCTTCCAGCTCTTCGATGATTTTGGCGTAGTCGGCCATGTCTATGCTCCAAGCAACGGGTCAAGTTCGCGGTAATCCGGCAGGCTGCGGTCGATGCCCATGCCATTCCGCATCACGATGCGGTCGGCCTGCGGACGGGAAAGGTATTCGCTCCAGCGGCGGGCACTGAAGAGGACGAGATCCGCCTTGCCGCCGACTGTGATGCGGCCGTGGTCGGGGCGCTTGAGGATATCGGCGGGGGTGCGGGTGACGACGCGGGCTGCGGTGTCCAGCGGATGGTCGAGATGGATGATGCGCACTGCCTCGCGGAAGACTTCGACGGGGTCGAGATCGCCATAGGCATAGAAGGGGTCGCGGGTGTTGTCGGAGGAGACGGCGGTGGCGACGCCGGCTGCTGACAGTTCGTGGAAGAGGGTGACGCCGCGCTGGCGGGGCGTGCGGCCCGGGTGACGGTCCTGCAGATACATGTTGCACATCGGCAGCGAGACAACCGAGAGGCCGGCCTCCGCCACCAGATCGATGGTGCGTTTCGCCATGTCCTCGTCCTGCCGGGCAAGCGAGCAGCAGTGGCCGACGGTGATAGAACCCTCGAAGCCATTGCGTATCTTCGCCTCCGCGATGGTCTTCAGCGTCAGGGTTTCCTTGTCCTGCGTCTCGTCGACATGCAGATCGATGTCGAGGCCATTCTCGGAGGCGGTGCGGAACAGGATGTCGAGCTTCTGGTCAAGCTCCGGCATCAGATAGGTGACGCCGCCGAGCAGGCCTTTGTTGGCGACTATGACCTCGACCAGATCCTTGAAGAAGGCCTCGTCGGTGATCTGGTCGAAGGGGAAGAGGGCGGCGGCCTGCAGGTCGATCTTGCCGGCCCAGGCTTCGCGAACTTCGGCAAAGACTTCGAAAGAGATGCGGTGCTGGGGCGCCAGACTGTCGAGATGGGTGCGGATCAGGCTGGTCCCATGGGCATAGGCCGTACGCAGCGAGAATTCCATGCGGGCCTTGACGTCTTCAGCCGACCAGCGGGCTTCGCGATCGGTTTTCACGGCTTCGAGCGCGCCTACGAAGTCGCCCGAGGGGTTGGGCCGGCGGTCCCAGATATGGCCCTTGTCGAGATGGGTGTGCATGTCGACGAAAGTCGGCCAGACCATGCCATTGCGGAGATCCGTCGACGGCAGGCCTGATGGAGCCTCGCCGGGCTTCAGGATCGCCTCGACCTTGCCGTCTGCGACGACAATGTCGGCGCTGATCAGGCCTTCACAGGC
Encoded here:
- a CDS encoding acyl carrier protein: MTVDKIASIRARVQGLLEERGDRQPLLDTDSLFFSGRLDSLAATHLMMLLEETFGIDLAAADFDVTRLDSLAEIEAFVSETQG
- a CDS encoding LacI family DNA-binding transcriptional regulator — encoded protein: MVTIKEIAKAVGVSSGTVSRVLNYDQTLSVSEAKRQAIIETAEALNYATPRARKSAHLPPLNIPMASHADVSAHVAIVHFLAPQEELVDPYYVGVRLGIEARCREYKIEIARVFNPDVPVDLALLTGISAAIVVGHHPKAEIEAMAKVCPHLIMADYNPRMPQFDCVRADLGEATTTILDSLEQAGYRRIGFVGGYELMDNDALMHGEQRCKAFIEWHEARGSYQPELMALGQSERFGQNLRLETGYQQAKSLLALDTPPDAIVAANDNMAIGTYRAIQEAGMSIPDDVAVVAFNDIPVAQFLNPPLSTMRIPGELIGEVAVDLLVERLNGRDYSKHVTLPTEMVWRGSARKPVRT
- a CDS encoding ABC transporter substrate-binding protein gives rise to the protein MDYSRAFKRSISATVAGAALLCSTAAFAGEVTIWCWDPNFNVAIMKEAAARYTAKNPDTTFNIVDFAKADVEQKLQTGLASGMTDTLPDIVLIEDYGAQKYLQSFPGSFAALTDKIDYSGFAKYKVDLMTLEGQVYGVPFDSGVTGLYYRTDYLEQAGYKASDMENLTWDRFIEIGKDVKAKTGHEMMALDSNDGGLIRIMMQSGGQWYFNEDGSLNITGNAALKAALETQARIVNEGVAKPTSGWNDGISALTSGDVASVLMGVWITGTVKSQADQAGKWALTAIPKLNIEGATAASNLGGSSWYVLEASAEKDEAIDFLNEIYAKDLDFYQKILTERGAVGSLLAARTGEAYQKPDEFFGGQTVWQNFADWLVQVPAVNYGIFTNELDTAVTANFPALLKGTPVDEVLKAIEDQAATQIQ
- a CDS encoding carbohydrate ABC transporter permease; this encodes MATTSRSSLKRYYDVNGWLFVAPAIALISLFMLYPIARSLVLSLYSGRGMMLKFSGTGNLVRLWNDPVFWQALQNTVIFFIIQVPIMITMALILAAMLNNPKLRFSGLFRTMIFLPCVASLVAYSILFKSMFSLDGVVNNTLLTIGIIGEPIGWLTDPFWAKVLIIIAITWRWTGYNMIFYLAALQNIDRSLYEAAKIDGVPSWGRFAFLTIPMLKPVILFTTITSTIGTLQLFDEVYNFTEGTGGPANSTLTLSLYIYNLTFRFMPSFGYAATVSYVIVLMVAVLSFLQFYAARERR
- a CDS encoding carbohydrate ABC transporter permease; the protein is MMTTLRRRLPDIVQYAVLSLAAFLSIFPFIWMVIGATNTTSQIIRGKVTFGTALFDNIASFFAQVDVPLVFWNSVKIALVGTALTLLVSSLAGYGFEMFRSKLRERVYTVILLTLMVPFAALMIPLFMLMGQAGLLNTHIAIMLPMIASAFIIFYFRQASKAFPTELRDAAKVDGLKEWQIFFYIYVPVMRSTYAAAFVIVFMLNWNNYLWPLIVLQSNDTKTITLVVSSLASAYSPEYGTVMIGTILATLPTLLVFFAMQRQFVQGMLGSVK